From Streptomyces yatensis, one genomic window encodes:
- a CDS encoding extracellular solute-binding protein, whose product MRRGIAATALVAAMALAATACGGDDGGSGGDKKSGGKLSGTVTYWDTSNEAEKGTYKELALGFEKKHPDVKVNYVNVPFGEALAKFKNAAGSGGSGAPDVLRTEVAWTQDLANIGYLAPLDGTPALADQSDYLPKALAGAKFKGKTYAVPQVIDTLGLFYNKKMLKDAGVQPPKDWTELKAAAKKIKQKTGKTGLYLRGDDAYWYLPFIYGEGGDLLDTGAKKVTIDDEPGIKAFAAARDLVTSKAAETDATDGWDNMQNAIKNGDVAMTINGPWAIEDTLAGKAFKDKSNLGVVPVPAGSKGQGAPQGGQNLTVYAGSKNLDASYAFAQYMSSAEVQAKTTEKLSLLPTRTSVYSNKSVAANPNVKFFKAAVDKAVERPWIPEGNSLFQAILVQFPNVLTGKTSPEKAAKSAGDAYRKLLKGDWK is encoded by the coding sequence ATGCGACGTGGCATAGCGGCCACCGCACTCGTCGCGGCCATGGCGCTCGCGGCGACGGCATGCGGCGGTGACGACGGCGGCAGCGGCGGCGACAAGAAGTCCGGCGGCAAGCTCTCCGGCACCGTGACCTACTGGGACACGTCGAACGAGGCGGAGAAGGGCACCTACAAGGAGCTCGCCCTCGGCTTCGAGAAGAAGCACCCCGACGTCAAGGTCAACTACGTCAATGTGCCCTTCGGCGAGGCACTGGCCAAGTTCAAGAACGCCGCGGGCTCGGGCGGCTCCGGCGCGCCCGATGTGCTGCGCACCGAGGTCGCCTGGACCCAGGACCTCGCCAACATCGGCTATCTGGCCCCGCTGGACGGCACCCCCGCCCTCGCGGACCAGTCCGACTATCTGCCCAAGGCCCTGGCCGGTGCCAAGTTCAAGGGCAAGACCTACGCCGTACCGCAGGTCATCGACACCCTCGGCCTCTTCTACAACAAGAAGATGCTCAAGGACGCCGGTGTCCAGCCGCCCAAGGACTGGACCGAGCTCAAGGCCGCCGCCAAGAAGATCAAGCAGAAGACCGGCAAGACCGGTCTGTATCTGCGCGGCGACGACGCCTACTGGTACCTGCCCTTCATCTACGGCGAGGGCGGCGACCTCCTCGACACCGGCGCCAAGAAGGTCACCATCGACGACGAGCCCGGCATCAAGGCGTTCGCGGCCGCCCGGGACCTGGTCACCTCCAAGGCGGCGGAGACCGACGCCACCGACGGCTGGGACAACATGCAGAACGCCATCAAGAACGGCGACGTCGCGATGACGATCAACGGGCCGTGGGCGATCGAGGACACCCTCGCGGGCAAGGCGTTCAAGGACAAGTCCAACCTCGGAGTGGTCCCCGTCCCGGCCGGCAGCAAGGGCCAGGGCGCCCCGCAGGGCGGCCAGAACCTCACCGTCTACGCCGGGTCGAAGAACCTGGACGCGTCCTATGCCTTCGCCCAGTACATGAGCTCGGCCGAGGTCCAGGCCAAGACCACCGAGAAGCTCTCGCTGCTGCCCACCCGCACCTCCGTCTACTCCAACAAGTCGGTGGCCGCGAACCCCAATGTGAAGTTCTTCAAGGCCGCCGTCGACAAGGCCGTCGAGCGCCCCTGGATCCCCGAGGGCAACAGCCTCTTCCAGGCGATCCTGGTGCAGTTCCCGAACGTCCTCACCGGCAAGACCTCACCCGAGAAGGCCGCGAAGTCGGCCGGTGACGCTTACCGCAAGCTCCTCAAGGGCGACTGGAAGTAG
- a CDS encoding HAD family hydrolase, giving the protein MHTADTADASVPPSPRTAAAAAPRVLLPRPRTAGRPRFPLVATDLDGTLLRKDLTVSPRTREALALVRAAGARHLVVTGRPASSCREFLVAIGYRGLAVCGQGAQLYDASADRLLVSASLDRELARSVVERTEEALGAGPLELAVVTAAPENRFVVTAHFTDRRRPAWGLAEREELWAAPIEKVLMRHRTVADELVAAAAERVGAGEVAVTHSEKGMIEVLPAGTDKGVGLQLAADRMGFTPAETIAFGDMPNDLPLLGWAGYGVAMGNAHPELMAIADEVAPSHEEDGVAVVLERLFVHP; this is encoded by the coding sequence GTGCACACCGCCGACACCGCTGACGCTTCTGTACCCCCCTCCCCGCGCACCGCGGCCGCCGCCGCGCCGCGCGTGCTGCTCCCCCGGCCCCGTACCGCCGGCCGGCCGCGCTTCCCGCTGGTGGCCACCGACCTCGACGGCACGCTGCTGCGCAAGGATCTGACGGTCTCGCCCCGCACTCGTGAGGCGCTCGCCCTCGTCCGGGCCGCCGGGGCGCGGCATCTGGTGGTCACCGGGCGCCCGGCCTCGTCCTGCCGGGAGTTCCTGGTCGCGATCGGCTACCGGGGGCTCGCGGTGTGCGGACAGGGCGCGCAGTTGTACGACGCCTCCGCGGACCGGCTGCTGGTCTCGGCGTCGCTGGACCGGGAGCTGGCCCGGTCGGTGGTGGAGCGCACGGAGGAGGCGCTGGGCGCGGGGCCGCTGGAGCTCGCCGTGGTGACGGCGGCGCCCGAGAACCGCTTCGTCGTCACCGCCCACTTCACCGACCGGAGGCGCCCGGCGTGGGGGCTGGCCGAGCGGGAGGAGCTGTGGGCGGCACCGATCGAGAAGGTGCTGATGCGCCATCGGACGGTGGCGGACGAGCTGGTCGCGGCGGCCGCGGAGCGGGTGGGCGCGGGCGAGGTGGCGGTGACCCACTCCGAGAAGGGCATGATCGAGGTGCTCCCCGCCGGCACGGACAAGGGGGTGGGGCTGCAACTGGCCGCCGACCGCATGGGGTTCACCCCCGCGGAGACGATCGCGTTCGGCGACATGCCCAATGACCTTCCGCTGCTGGGCTGGGCCGGATACGGGGTCGCGATGGGCAACGCACATCCGGAGCTGATGGCGATAGCCGATGAGGTGGCGCCGTCCCATGAAGAGGACGGGGTCGCGGTGGTGCTTGAACGGCTGTTCGTCCACCCTTGA
- a CDS encoding LacI family DNA-binding transcriptional regulator, with protein MTARLADIAAQAGVSEATVSRVLNGRPGVATATRESVLAALDVLGYERPVRLRQRSAGLVGLITPELENPIFPALAQVIGQALTRQGYTPVLATQTPGGSTEDELTEMLVDRGVAGIIFVSGLHADTSADMQRYDQLRGQGVPFVLVDGFSPKVRAPFISPDDRAAMGLAVTHLVSLGHTRIGLALGPKRFVPVLRKIEGFQQAMRDRLGLSPEESEELIQHSLYTLEGGQAAATALIDLGCTAVVCASDMMALGAIRAARQRGLGVPQDVSVVGFDDSPLIAFTDPPLTTIRKPVQSMGQAAVRALLEEIGGTPAPPSEFVFLPELVVRGSTASAHGVETRGRAAGGG; from the coding sequence ATGACCGCACGGCTTGCTGACATCGCAGCCCAGGCGGGGGTCAGCGAAGCCACCGTCAGCCGCGTCCTCAACGGCAGGCCGGGGGTGGCCACGGCCACCCGCGAGTCCGTCCTCGCCGCCCTGGACGTCCTCGGCTATGAGCGGCCCGTGCGGTTGCGGCAGCGCAGCGCCGGGCTGGTGGGACTGATCACCCCCGAGCTGGAGAACCCGATCTTCCCCGCGCTCGCGCAGGTCATCGGGCAGGCGCTCACCCGGCAGGGCTACACCCCGGTGCTGGCCACCCAGACCCCCGGCGGCTCGACGGAGGACGAGCTGACCGAGATGCTGGTGGACCGGGGCGTGGCCGGGATCATCTTCGTCTCGGGGCTGCACGCGGACACCTCGGCCGATATGCAGCGCTATGACCAGCTGCGCGGCCAGGGTGTTCCGTTCGTGCTGGTGGACGGCTTCTCGCCGAAGGTGCGGGCGCCGTTCATCTCCCCCGACGACCGGGCGGCGATGGGGCTGGCGGTCACCCATCTGGTCTCGCTCGGACACACCCGGATCGGTCTCGCGCTCGGGCCGAAGCGGTTCGTTCCCGTACTGCGCAAGATCGAAGGCTTCCAGCAGGCGATGCGGGACCGACTGGGGCTCTCCCCCGAGGAGTCCGAGGAGCTGATCCAGCATTCGCTGTACACCCTGGAGGGCGGCCAGGCGGCGGCGACCGCGCTGATCGACCTGGGCTGTACGGCGGTGGTGTGCGCGAGCGACATGATGGCGCTGGGCGCCATCCGGGCGGCCCGGCAGCGGGGTCTGGGAGTCCCTCAGGACGTCTCGGTGGTCGGCTTCGACGACTCCCCGCTGATCGCCTTCACCGATCCGCCGCTGACCACGATCCGCAAACCGGTGCAGTCGATGGGGCAGGCGGCGGTGCGGGCCCTGCTGGAGGAGATCGGCGGCACTCCGGCCCCGCCCAGCGAGTTCGTCTTCCTTCCCGAACTGGTGGTGCGCGGCTCCACGGCGTCGGCCCACGGGGTGGAGACCCGGGGCCGGGCGGCCGGGGGCGGCTGA
- a CDS encoding phosphatase PAP2 family protein, producing the protein MGGATIRTTAGRMATPAPLADTDAARAPHHTLVDRLRTPRRPRLWFEIVLIAVSYWTYSLIRNAVPEQRPEALRNAGWIWEWEHRLGMAFERGVNHAIDSVSWLIVGMNYYYATLHFIVTLGVLVWLYHWHPGRYAATRLALFATTGVALLGYYFFPLAPPRLMSGGHFIDTVVAHNTWGSMASGNLADMSNQYAAMPSMHIGWSLWCGLTIATLARPVWVKALGLLYPSATLLVIVATANHFWMDAVGGVVCLSFGFVLSCAWYGSLPYRLPKQVAVICTA; encoded by the coding sequence ATGGGTGGAGCGACTATCAGGACGACGGCGGGCCGAATGGCCACCCCGGCACCTCTCGCGGACACCGATGCGGCACGGGCGCCGCACCACACCCTGGTGGACCGGTTGCGTACGCCCAGAAGGCCCCGGCTCTGGTTCGAGATCGTCCTCATCGCCGTCAGTTACTGGACGTATTCGCTGATTCGCAACGCCGTCCCGGAACAGCGGCCGGAGGCGCTGCGCAACGCGGGCTGGATCTGGGAGTGGGAGCACCGGCTCGGCATGGCCTTCGAACGGGGCGTCAACCACGCGATCGACTCGGTCAGCTGGCTGATCGTGGGCATGAACTACTACTACGCGACGCTCCACTTCATCGTGACGCTCGGTGTGCTGGTGTGGCTCTACCACTGGCATCCGGGCCGTTACGCCGCCACCCGGCTGGCGCTCTTCGCGACCACGGGCGTGGCCCTGCTCGGCTACTACTTCTTTCCGCTGGCCCCGCCCCGGCTGATGAGCGGCGGCCATTTCATCGACACCGTGGTGGCGCACAACACCTGGGGCTCGATGGCCTCGGGCAACCTCGCCGATATGTCGAACCAGTACGCGGCGATGCCCTCGATGCATATCGGCTGGTCGCTGTGGTGCGGTCTGACCATCGCCACGCTGGCCCGTCCGGTGTGGGTGAAGGCGCTGGGACTGCTCTACCCCTCGGCCACACTGCTGGTGATCGTCGCCACCGCCAACCACTTCTGGATGGACGCGGTCGGCGGGGTCGTCTGCCTCTCCTTCGGTTTCGTGCTGTCGTGCGCCTGGTACGGCTCGCTGCCGTACCGGCTGCCGAAGCAGGTGGCCGTGATCTGCACGGCTTGA
- a CDS encoding helix-turn-helix transcriptional regulator yields MTDRTTEKQRQETTGTPEDELLLREAEKIVVAIGRMFPGLCEVVLHDLRNPDQSIRAIESNLSGREVGEPTTELGLARIQDPGFPDIVQNYANRFPDGRPAKSTSIGIKNGAGQYVAAICLNLDVSLFGSVARSLNNLVRTDEQQQPLTETLRARTAAELRTVIEEFAAARGQTPRSLGTPAKKELVRTLKTSGFLQVKHSVQVVTELLGVSRATVYNYLRSP; encoded by the coding sequence ATGACCGACCGGACGACCGAGAAGCAGCGTCAGGAGACGACGGGAACACCCGAGGACGAGCTGCTGCTGCGCGAGGCCGAGAAGATCGTGGTCGCCATCGGCCGGATGTTCCCCGGGCTGTGCGAGGTGGTCCTCCACGATCTGCGCAACCCCGACCAGTCCATCCGCGCCATCGAGAGCAATCTCTCCGGCCGCGAGGTGGGCGAGCCCACCACCGAGCTGGGCCTGGCCCGGATCCAGGACCCCGGCTTCCCCGACATCGTCCAGAACTACGCCAACCGCTTCCCGGACGGCCGCCCGGCGAAGAGCACCTCGATCGGCATCAAGAACGGCGCGGGCCAGTACGTCGCCGCCATCTGCCTCAACCTGGACGTCTCCCTCTTCGGGAGCGTCGCCCGCAGCCTCAACAACCTGGTCAGGACCGATGAGCAGCAACAGCCGCTCACCGAGACCCTCCGCGCCCGCACGGCCGCGGAGCTGCGCACCGTCATCGAGGAATTCGCCGCCGCCCGCGGCCAGACCCCCCGCAGCCTGGGCACCCCCGCCAAGAAGGAACTCGTCCGCACCCTCAAGACCAGCGGCTTCCTCCAGGTGAAGCACTCCGTCCAGGTGGTCACCGAACTGCTCGGCGTCTCACGGGCCACGGTCTACAACTACCTGCGCTCGCCCTGA
- a CDS encoding threonine synthase, whose amino-acid sequence MKRTGSRWCLNGCSSTLERLSHRTRDPLEPPVLPLTGHIEVNKISKVRAEPRAEAHYVDERSGATYSLDDPRWCGDDGAPLTVSALPGITREQVDTGARSLWRYRAALPVRIDAPVSLGEGCTPLVEKDWGEDRILFKLEWFSPTGSFKDRGTSVMISLLAQRGVREVIEDSSGNGGASVSAYCAAAGIRARILAPAATSPAKILQSRAYGAEVELVPGDRDATAAEALRQSAQTYYASHNWHPFFLQGTKTLAYELWEDLGFTAPDAVVTVAGAGSTVLGCDLGFSELLAAGQIARRPRLLVAQPAHCAPLHAAFRAGTETPVPFDHAPTIAEGTAIREPVRFPEVLRAIRRSDGDMAAIPEDAIAAAVRRLAAMGLYAEPTSATAAAAIEVFRARGAIRPGETTVVLLTGSGLKAAPTMTELFG is encoded by the coding sequence ATGAAGAGGACGGGGTCGCGGTGGTGCTTGAACGGCTGTTCGTCCACCCTTGAGCGGCTCTCGCACCGCACTCGCGACCCGCTGGAGCCGCCCGTCCTGCCCTTGACTGGCCATATAGAAGTAAACAAAATATCCAAGGTGCGAGCTGAACCACGAGCCGAAGCCCACTACGTCGACGAGCGCTCCGGCGCCACGTACTCCCTCGACGACCCCCGCTGGTGCGGTGACGACGGGGCTCCCCTCACCGTCTCCGCGCTGCCCGGCATCACCCGCGAGCAGGTGGACACCGGGGCCCGGTCACTCTGGCGCTACCGAGCGGCCCTCCCGGTGCGCATCGACGCCCCGGTGTCACTGGGTGAAGGGTGCACCCCGCTGGTCGAGAAGGACTGGGGGGAGGATCGGATTCTGTTCAAGCTGGAGTGGTTCAGCCCCACCGGCAGCTTCAAGGACCGCGGCACCAGCGTGATGATCTCGCTCCTCGCCCAGCGGGGCGTACGGGAGGTCATCGAGGACAGCTCCGGCAACGGCGGGGCCTCCGTCTCGGCGTACTGCGCCGCGGCCGGCATCCGGGCCAGGATCCTCGCCCCCGCCGCCACCTCCCCCGCGAAGATCCTCCAGAGCCGGGCGTACGGCGCCGAGGTCGAGCTGGTGCCCGGCGACCGGGACGCCACCGCGGCGGAGGCGCTGCGCCAGTCGGCCCAGACGTACTACGCCAGCCACAACTGGCACCCCTTCTTCCTCCAGGGCACCAAGACCCTGGCGTACGAGCTGTGGGAGGACCTGGGCTTCACCGCGCCGGACGCCGTGGTGACCGTGGCGGGTGCGGGCAGCACCGTGCTCGGCTGCGACCTCGGCTTCTCCGAGCTGCTCGCCGCGGGCCAGATCGCCCGCCGCCCCCGGCTGCTCGTGGCCCAGCCCGCCCACTGCGCACCGCTCCACGCCGCGTTCCGCGCGGGCACCGAGACCCCGGTGCCGTTCGACCACGCCCCGACCATCGCCGAGGGCACGGCGATCCGGGAGCCCGTCCGCTTCCCCGAGGTGCTGCGCGCCATCCGCCGCTCGGACGGCGACATGGCGGCCATCCCGGAGGACGCGATCGCCGCGGCGGTGCGCCGGCTGGCCGCGATGGGGCTCTACGCGGAGCCGACCAGCGCGACGGCCGCCGCGGCGATCGAGGTCTTCCGGGCCCGGGGCGCGATCCGCCCCGGTGAGACCACGGTGGTGCTGCTGACCGGGTCGGGCCTGAAGGCGGCGCCGACGATGACGGAGCTGTTCGGATGA
- a CDS encoding glycoside hydrolase family 13 protein, which translates to MTQELTTSLPTEPVRPSKGPGWWRDAVIYQVYVRSFADSDGDGIGDLRGARERLPHLAGLGVDAVWLTPFYASPQADGGYDVADYRTVDPLFGTLGDADDLVRTAHELGLKVIVDVVPNHSSDQHPWFREALADRPGGAARTRYHFRGGRGTHGELPPNDWESVFGGPAWTRTTDPDGTPGEWYLHLFAPEQPDLNWDSPEVRAEFDSVLRFWLDLGVDGFRIDVAHGMVKAAGLPDIGRTEQAKLIGSQVLPFFDQDGVHEIHRSWRRLLDSYPGDRIGVAEAWAPTSERLALYVRPDELHQAFNFQFLKCPWDAAAMRQVIDESLAATGSVGAPTTWVLSNHDVVRHTTRYADGGPERGLARARAAALLTLALPGSSYLYQGEELGLPEVTDLPDELRQDPAFFRTSPDGEDGQNGQDGFRDGCRVPLPWTRSGESYGFGPGGSWLPQPDDWSGLSVEAQTGDPGSTLELYRGALALRRELPGLGDGPMSWLKAPAGVLALSRPGLVCTLNTLGEEVELPVPGRALLSSAPLSYGAGTVRIPPDSCAWWAI; encoded by the coding sequence ATGACCCAGGAGCTCACGACCTCCCTTCCCACCGAGCCGGTGCGACCGTCAAAGGGCCCCGGATGGTGGCGCGACGCCGTCATCTACCAGGTGTACGTGCGGTCCTTCGCCGACAGCGACGGCGACGGGATCGGCGATCTGCGCGGGGCGCGGGAGCGGCTGCCGCATCTCGCCGGGCTGGGTGTGGACGCCGTCTGGCTGACCCCCTTCTACGCCTCCCCACAGGCCGACGGCGGCTACGACGTGGCCGACTACCGCACCGTGGACCCGCTCTTCGGCACCCTCGGCGACGCCGACGACCTGGTGCGCACCGCCCATGAGCTGGGGCTGAAGGTGATCGTGGACGTCGTCCCGAACCACAGCTCGGACCAGCACCCATGGTTCCGCGAGGCGCTCGCCGACCGTCCCGGCGGGGCGGCCCGCACCCGGTATCACTTCCGCGGCGGCCGCGGCACCCACGGCGAACTGCCGCCGAACGACTGGGAGTCGGTCTTCGGCGGCCCCGCCTGGACCCGTACCACCGATCCGGACGGCACCCCCGGCGAGTGGTATCTGCACCTCTTCGCCCCCGAGCAGCCCGACCTCAACTGGGACTCCCCCGAGGTGCGGGCCGAATTCGACTCGGTGCTGCGCTTCTGGCTCGACCTGGGCGTGGACGGCTTCCGGATCGATGTCGCCCACGGCATGGTCAAGGCCGCCGGGCTGCCCGACATCGGCCGTACCGAACAGGCCAAGCTGATCGGCTCCCAGGTGCTGCCGTTCTTCGACCAGGACGGGGTGCACGAGATCCACCGCTCCTGGCGCCGGCTGCTGGACTCCTACCCCGGTGACCGGATCGGCGTCGCCGAGGCATGGGCGCCCACCTCCGAGCGCCTGGCCCTCTACGTACGCCCCGACGAGCTGCACCAGGCGTTCAACTTCCAGTTCCTCAAGTGCCCGTGGGACGCGGCCGCGATGCGCCAGGTGATCGACGAGTCGCTGGCCGCCACCGGCTCCGTCGGCGCCCCCACCACCTGGGTGCTCTCCAACCACGACGTGGTCCGGCACACCACCCGTTACGCCGACGGCGGTCCGGAGCGGGGGCTCGCCCGCGCCCGTGCCGCGGCCCTGCTCACCCTCGCCCTGCCCGGCTCGTCCTATCTCTACCAGGGCGAGGAGCTGGGCCTTCCCGAGGTGACCGATCTGCCGGACGAGCTGCGCCAGGACCCGGCCTTCTTCCGCACCTCCCCCGACGGGGAGGACGGCCAGAACGGTCAGGACGGCTTCCGCGACGGCTGCCGGGTGCCCCTGCCCTGGACCCGCTCCGGCGAGAGTTACGGCTTCGGCCCCGGCGGGAGCTGGCTGCCGCAGCCGGACGACTGGTCCGGGCTGTCCGTCGAGGCGCAGACCGGCGACCCCGGCTCCACGCTGGAGCTCTACCGCGGCGCGCTCGCGCTGCGCCGTGAGCTGCCGGGCCTGGGGGACGGGCCGATGAGCTGGCTCAAGGCCCCGGCGGGGGTGCTCGCGCTGTCCCGGCCGGGTCTGGTGTGCACGCTCAACACGCTCGGCGAAGAGGTCGAACTGCCGGTCCCGGGGCGTGCGCTGCTGTCGTCGGCGCCGCTTTCGTACGGGGCCGGAACCGTACGCATTCCGCCTGATTCGTGCGCGTGGTGGGCAATCTGA
- a CDS encoding class I SAM-dependent methyltransferase, translated as MQDIVVDPVAHNRAAWDKCVQEGNEWSRPVSAEDVERARRGDWSIVLIGREPVDRSWLPTDLTGKDVLCLASGGGQQGPILAAAGARVTVFDNSPRQLGQDQMVAARDGLDMRTVLGDMRDLSAFGDATFDVVFHPVSNLFVPDLAAVWRECFRVLRPGGTLLVGFLNPDVYLFDHEALDERGELTVVHKLPYSDVTHYSAEERAKKFGADAPLEYSHTLTDQIGGQLAAGFVLTGFAEAPHQSNASAPYMSHYFATLAVKPG; from the coding sequence GTGCAGGACATTGTTGTCGACCCGGTTGCCCACAATCGGGCAGCCTGGGACAAGTGTGTCCAAGAGGGCAACGAGTGGTCGAGGCCGGTGAGCGCTGAGGATGTCGAGCGCGCCCGCAGGGGCGACTGGTCGATTGTTCTCATCGGGCGTGAGCCAGTCGACCGCTCCTGGCTGCCGACGGACCTGACCGGCAAGGACGTGTTGTGCCTGGCGTCCGGTGGCGGTCAGCAGGGTCCGATCCTCGCCGCCGCGGGGGCGCGGGTCACCGTATTCGACAACTCACCCCGCCAGCTCGGCCAGGACCAGATGGTGGCGGCGCGCGACGGACTCGACATGCGCACCGTCCTAGGCGACATGCGCGACCTCAGCGCCTTCGGCGACGCAACGTTCGACGTCGTATTCCATCCGGTCTCCAACCTGTTCGTACCGGACTTGGCAGCGGTGTGGCGTGAGTGCTTCCGCGTCCTGCGACCGGGCGGAACTCTGCTCGTGGGCTTCCTCAACCCCGATGTGTACTTGTTCGACCACGAGGCGCTCGACGAGCGCGGCGAGCTGACCGTCGTGCACAAGCTGCCCTACAGCGATGTCACGCACTACTCCGCCGAGGAACGCGCCAAGAAGTTCGGCGCCGATGCTCCTCTTGAATACAGCCACACCCTCACCGACCAGATCGGCGGGCAACTCGCCGCGGGGTTCGTCCTCACCGGCTTCGCGGAAGCGCCGCACCAATCCAACGCATCCGCTCCATACATGTCCCACTACTTTGCGACGCTGGCGGTCAAGCCGGGCTGA